In a genomic window of Chryseobacterium sp. G0162:
- a CDS encoding DUF6443 domain-containing protein, with protein MKKIIIPVVTLLIMGTTKAQIQLPDGLHGVVNENYIYSRTYLEEKTQSDAGAKQTQTVQYFDGLGRPKQVVNVKASPLGKDVVTHIEYDQFGRQVKDYLPVPQSGTLNGGIIPNPLSNASNSPYGSEKIYSEKILENSPLNRLQQQIQVGNDWSTKPVKFGYETNIGNEVYQHITTTTWENGATKSGISLSPAVLYAPGTLYKNTVTDEDGNPTVEFKNGKGQTLLVRKLMGSTEQADTYYVYNEYDQLAFVIPPNAVQKPISESLLNDLCYQYRYDGRGRLVEKKLPGKGWEYMVYDKADRLIFTQDANMSPTNKWLFTKYDALGRVIITGIVSGSSRAYMQTMIGDAVMTENGSATGFTKNGMQIFYTNTNFPYLETVFSVNYYDTYPGYNFNPSFPSTIQGVETLKETVSPEGKSTKGLPLMSLVKNIEDDNWTKNYTYYDTKGRVIGTHSINHLGGYTQTESKLDFAGLAQTVITRHKRLETDTERVITETFAYDHQNRLLVHKHQVDANPTEILTQNTYNELSQLESKKVGGIAAGSALQQIDYKYNIRGWMTKINDPSNLNGRLFGYEIKYHNPVSSAKSPGKFNGNIAEIDWKNSSEDILKRYNYEYDPLNRLKNGFYSEPNATNPANGNFDEYLTYDLNGNINTLQRKATPISGQTPALVDNLEYKYTGNRLNQVIESAMNDTGYEGGNNIIDYDVNGNMINMKDKNINIISYNYLNLTNQFFISQKILGWNYNTNINHLYRADGVKLRTTKHSAKDGDIGDTTTTDYLDSFQYRYYNNGLMGGPLLLDKTSFAYEEQAYTKTIEGMFPSKPKWQLDFVPTSEGFYSFTENRYIYQYKDHLGNIRVSFAKDSAGVLEVTDTNNYYPFGLNHIGGNKGLIGGYKSYKYNGKELQETGMYDYGARMYMPDLGRWGVVDPLAEKMTRHSPYNYVFDNPIRFIDPDGRAPKTDFTFNIKTGDVKQVGETNNLPDRIVKTDKNGNVAYNKKGEAKVEVDNIAKGILKDGQNFKTSDNIINVGEKGQPTLKQLEDFAVKLSDYVGVELSGAYLSNEDSKDAKINSVYMDDYGGNSYSNSITTINRNDLKRRGLYTNTSFHTHPTLGYSRSASTSASQADRDFRDSWKEYKLVHNFIILTRPETGPGVEKVDYTND; from the coding sequence ATGAAAAAAATAATAATCCCCGTAGTTACTCTGTTAATCATGGGAACTACAAAAGCACAAATTCAATTACCGGATGGATTGCATGGAGTAGTCAATGAAAATTATATATACTCCCGAACTTATTTGGAAGAGAAAACCCAAAGTGATGCCGGAGCAAAACAAACTCAAACCGTCCAGTATTTTGATGGTTTGGGAAGACCTAAACAGGTAGTGAATGTAAAAGCCTCTCCCTTGGGAAAGGATGTGGTTACTCACATTGAATATGACCAGTTCGGAAGACAGGTAAAAGATTATCTTCCCGTACCTCAATCAGGAACTTTGAATGGGGGGATTATTCCCAATCCTTTATCCAATGCCAGCAATTCTCCTTATGGCTCAGAAAAGATCTATTCCGAGAAAATATTGGAAAACTCTCCTTTGAACAGGCTTCAGCAACAGATCCAGGTGGGGAATGACTGGAGTACTAAGCCTGTGAAGTTTGGGTATGAAACCAATATAGGCAATGAAGTGTACCAGCATATTACCACCACCACCTGGGAAAACGGGGCCACTAAAAGTGGGATAAGCCTATCTCCGGCTGTTTTATATGCACCTGGTACCTTGTATAAGAATACAGTGACAGATGAAGATGGAAACCCAACGGTGGAGTTCAAAAACGGAAAAGGCCAAACCTTGCTGGTAAGAAAACTGATGGGCTCCACCGAGCAGGCAGATACTTACTATGTGTATAACGAATACGATCAGCTGGCCTTTGTGATTCCTCCCAATGCGGTTCAAAAACCTATTAGTGAATCTCTGCTCAATGATCTCTGTTACCAGTACCGTTACGACGGAAGAGGAAGACTGGTAGAAAAGAAACTTCCTGGTAAAGGTTGGGAATATATGGTTTATGATAAGGCTGATCGATTAATATTTACCCAGGATGCTAATATGAGCCCAACGAATAAATGGTTGTTTACAAAATACGATGCATTAGGAAGAGTAATCATAACAGGTATTGTGAGTGGGAGCAGCAGAGCTTATATGCAGACAATGATTGGAGATGCAGTGATGACTGAGAATGGATCTGCCACCGGCTTTACAAAAAACGGAATGCAGATATTTTATACTAACACCAATTTCCCTTATCTTGAAACAGTCTTTTCGGTTAACTATTATGATACTTATCCGGGGTATAACTTTAATCCATCATTTCCTTCTACCATTCAGGGAGTAGAAACGTTAAAAGAAACGGTATCCCCGGAAGGGAAAAGTACCAAAGGACTTCCTTTGATGAGTCTGGTAAAAAATATTGAAGATGACAACTGGACCAAGAATTATACATACTATGATACCAAAGGACGAGTGATAGGAACCCATTCCATTAATCATTTGGGAGGTTATACCCAAACAGAATCCAAGCTGGATTTTGCAGGACTAGCTCAAACGGTGATCACCAGACATAAGAGACTGGAAACAGACACAGAAAGAGTCATCACCGAAACCTTTGCTTATGACCACCAGAACAGGCTCCTGGTACACAAACATCAGGTAGATGCTAATCCCACAGAAATCCTTACCCAGAATACCTATAATGAACTTTCCCAGCTGGAATCTAAAAAAGTGGGTGGCATTGCTGCAGGATCTGCGCTTCAGCAGATAGATTATAAGTACAATATCCGTGGTTGGATGACTAAGATCAATGATCCTTCTAATCTAAATGGAAGATTGTTTGGGTATGAAATAAAATATCATAATCCTGTATCTTCAGCAAAATCACCTGGGAAGTTTAACGGAAATATTGCAGAGATCGACTGGAAGAATTCTTCAGAAGATATTCTGAAAAGATACAACTATGAATATGATCCTCTAAACCGTTTAAAAAATGGCTTTTACTCAGAACCTAATGCCACTAATCCTGCCAATGGTAATTTTGATGAATATCTTACCTATGATCTGAATGGAAACATCAATACCCTGCAACGAAAAGCCACTCCAATATCAGGTCAAACTCCTGCATTGGTAGATAACCTTGAATATAAATATACCGGAAACCGCCTGAATCAGGTGATAGAATCTGCGATGAATGATACCGGGTATGAAGGCGGAAATAATATAATAGATTATGATGTAAATGGAAATATGATTAACATGAAGGATAAAAATATTAATATTATTTCCTATAATTATCTGAATTTAACTAATCAGTTTTTTATAAGTCAGAAAATTTTGGGATGGAATTATAATACCAATATCAATCACCTGTATCGTGCAGATGGAGTAAAACTTAGAACAACTAAGCATAGCGCAAAAGATGGAGATATAGGAGATACCACGACCACGGATTATCTGGATAGCTTTCAATATCGTTATTATAATAATGGATTAATGGGAGGACCTTTATTACTGGATAAAACAAGTTTTGCTTATGAAGAGCAGGCATATACTAAGACCATTGAGGGAATGTTTCCTTCTAAACCGAAGTGGCAGTTAGACTTTGTACCTACTTCTGAAGGTTTTTACAGTTTCACAGAAAATCGTTATATTTACCAGTATAAAGATCACTTAGGAAATATAAGGGTGAGCTTTGCTAAAGACAGCGCAGGCGTTCTGGAAGTAACAGATACTAACAATTATTATCCATTTGGCTTGAATCATATAGGAGGAAACAAAGGATTAATAGGTGGGTATAAGAGTTATAAGTACAACGGCAAGGAGTTGCAGGAAACAGGGATGTATGATTATGGGGCTAGAATGTATATGCCTGATTTAGGTAGATGGGGTGTGGTTGATCCATTGGCCGAGAAGATGACAAGACATAGTCCTTATAATTATGTTTTTGATAACCCAATAAGGTTTATTGATCCGGATGGACGAGCTCCTAAGACTGATTTTACCTTTAATATAAAAACAGGTGATGTAAAACAAGTAGGAGAAACGAATAATCTTCCTGATAGAATTGTTAAAACAGATAAAAATGGAAATGTAGCATATAATAAGAAAGGAGAAGCTAAAGTAGAAGTAGATAATATTGCGAAAGGAATTTTAAAGGATGGCCAAAACTTTAAAACTAGTGACAATATTATTAATGTTGGAGAGAAAGGACAACCTACCTTAAAGCAGTTAGAGGACTTTGCAGTTAAGCTATCTGATTATGTAGGAGTTGAGTTATCTGGAGCCTATTTATCTAATGAGGATTCGAAAGATGCCAAAATTAATAGCGTTTATATGGATGATTATGGAGGTAATTCTTATTCAAACTCTATTACAACTATTAATCGAAATGACTTAAAGAGACGTGGATTATATACAAATACTAGTTTTCATACGCATCCTACATTGGGGTATAGTAGAAGTGCTAGTACATCTGCTTCACAAGCTGATAGAGATTTTAGGGATAGCTGGAAGGAATACAAATTAGTTCATAATTTTATAATATTAACAAGACCTGAAACTGGACCTGGTGTTGAAAAAGTAGATTATACAAATGATTAA